A single Deinococcus betulae DNA region contains:
- a CDS encoding ion transporter, with amino-acid sequence MNQSGTPDQRVYPPLMYHLSDFLDPNDGAGIAERLFNGLLVVLIVLVVAMTIAGTVPSVQREYGGAIRAFDYLCAVIFGLEYLARLYVTPLRPGYGSAPADYWRYARSPLPVIDLLVLMSLLVPGSTALASLRGLRLLKLLSLLKLGRYSDSLQLIGRVVAQRAGELLTTVLIVLVLVFIAASLLYQVEANVGTKGFESIPQALWWAVVTLTTTGYGDVYPATTLGKAAAGLIMLFGVGMVALPAGMIASGFADELSRLRQQEQSQAPAAPPYRFCPHCGEQLEGQPASH; translated from the coding sequence ATGAACCAGTCCGGCACCCCTGACCAGCGGGTCTATCCGCCCCTGATGTATCACCTCAGCGATTTTCTGGACCCCAATGATGGGGCGGGCATCGCCGAGCGGCTGTTCAATGGGCTCCTGGTGGTGCTGATTGTGTTGGTGGTGGCCATGACGATTGCGGGCACGGTCCCCAGCGTGCAGCGGGAGTACGGCGGGGCTATCCGGGCGTTTGACTACCTGTGCGCGGTTATTTTTGGCCTGGAGTACCTGGCGCGGCTGTATGTCACCCCCCTGCGCCCTGGCTACGGCTCGGCCCCCGCCGACTACTGGCGCTACGCCCGCTCGCCGCTGCCAGTGATTGACCTGCTGGTGCTGATGTCCTTGCTGGTACCGGGCAGCACGGCCCTGGCGAGTCTGCGCGGCCTGCGGCTCTTGAAACTTCTGTCCCTGCTCAAGCTGGGCCGCTATTCGGATTCTTTGCAGCTGATTGGGCGGGTGGTGGCCCAGCGGGCCGGCGAGCTGCTGACCACTGTGCTGATTGTGCTGGTGCTGGTGTTTATCGCTGCCAGCCTGCTGTATCAGGTGGAAGCCAATGTAGGCACCAAGGGCTTCGAGAGCATTCCGCAGGCGCTGTGGTGGGCGGTGGTGACCCTGACCACCACCGGCTACGGCGACGTGTACCCGGCCACCACACTGGGCAAGGCGGCCGCCGGCCTGATCATGCTGTTTGGGGTGGGCATGGTGGCGCTGCCGGCCGGCATGATCGCCAGCGGTTTTGCCGACGAGCTGAGCCGCCTGCGCCAGCAGGAGCAGTCACAAGCGCCGGCCGCGCCGCCCTACCGCTTCTGCCCTCATTGCGGGGAACAGCTGGAAGGACAGCCGGCGTCCCATTGA
- a CDS encoding MarR family winged helix-turn-helix transcriptional regulator, whose protein sequence is MTPPERPPLPPPSPEHVEAAQRLGLTMKRLHRHISSRVMRGMQDELQGHDLSFSQVTALHQLRAYAPLTVTQLSERTRLSLPAASHLVERLVKRGLAARQENPENRREKLVDLTDAGRSVVNRMDTEFVGAYITTFTGLNLQTILAAEQHLQALLDELEPLSPHCQEQA, encoded by the coding sequence ATGACTCCACCTGAACGCCCCCCCCTGCCGCCGCCCAGCCCGGAACACGTTGAAGCGGCGCAGCGCCTGGGGCTGACCATGAAGCGGCTACACCGCCACATCAGCAGCCGGGTAATGCGCGGCATGCAAGACGAATTGCAGGGCCACGACCTCAGCTTTTCGCAGGTCACGGCGCTGCACCAGCTGCGTGCCTACGCGCCCCTGACCGTGACCCAGCTCAGTGAGCGCACCCGCCTGAGCCTGCCGGCCGCCAGCCACCTGGTCGAGCGCCTGGTCAAACGCGGCCTGGCCGCCCGCCAGGAAAACCCAGAAAACCGCCGCGAAAAGCTGGTGGACCTCACCGACGCCGGGCGCAGCGTGGTGAACCGCATGGACACCGAATTTGTCGGCGCCTACATCACCACGTTTACCGGCCTCAATCTTCAGACCATTCTGGCCGCCGAGCAGCACCTGCAAGCGCTGCTGGATGAGCTCGAACCTCTTTCCCCCCATTGCCAGGAGCAAGCATGA
- a CDS encoding TetR/AcrR family transcriptional regulator, with product MEPKMTAVRERIISATATLLAQGGREAASTRAVAAAAGIQAPTLYRQFGDLQGLLDEVARTTFAAYVHAKSTQPETDDPVAELRRGWDTHIAFGLAHPAVYALIYENPAVGTRSPAAEAGHAVLTQLVTRVAQAGRLQVGIPRAVQMIAAAGEGVTLTLIRSAPERRDSRLSSSMREAVLAAVLTPEQAATRPRLTAQDRTTAHAIALRAGLTDQQTALSGAERQLLAEWLDRLIAAAPAG from the coding sequence ATGGAGCCCAAGATGACGGCGGTGCGGGAGCGCATCATCAGCGCCACCGCCACGCTCCTGGCGCAGGGTGGCCGGGAAGCCGCTTCGACACGCGCCGTGGCCGCCGCCGCCGGTATTCAGGCGCCAACCCTGTACCGTCAATTTGGTGATCTTCAGGGCCTCTTGGATGAGGTGGCGCGCACCACCTTTGCGGCGTACGTCCATGCAAAAAGCACCCAGCCTGAGACCGACGATCCCGTCGCCGAGCTGCGGCGCGGCTGGGACACGCACATCGCCTTTGGGCTGGCCCATCCCGCCGTGTACGCCCTGATCTACGAGAATCCGGCGGTTGGGACGCGGTCCCCGGCTGCCGAAGCGGGCCACGCGGTGCTGACGCAGTTGGTGACGCGCGTGGCCCAGGCGGGCCGGTTGCAAGTGGGCATTCCCCGCGCTGTTCAGATGATTGCGGCGGCGGGTGAAGGGGTCACGCTGACCCTGATCAGGAGCGCGCCAGAGCGGCGGGATTCTCGGCTGTCCTCCAGCATGCGCGAAGCGGTCCTGGCAGCGGTTCTGACCCCAGAGCAGGCGGCGACCAGACCACGCCTGACTGCGCAGGATCGAACGACCGCACATGCGATTGCCCTGCGCGCTGGACTGACAGACCAGCAGACAGCTCTGTCTGGTGCAGAGCGTCAGCTGCTGGCGGAATGGCTCGATCGCCTGATCGCGGCGGCCCCAGCAGGCTGA
- a CDS encoding N-acetylmuramoyl-L-alanine amidase family protein codes for MIPAVFSLARRAALLALLLVCSSALAAPRVGQHDGYTRLVFDLPRTAASQVKVAAQSVTVKLDVTLKAEQGPLSAPGVTAYAVAGGTVTVTLAKGHAQAKVSVLPPAGGQAARLVIDVPTSVAAARVPATPASAQPAVAPAAVTRPVSTATPALRPRVVLDAGHGGNDPGAVSRWVTEEAVTLDVALRTRAELLKHGVDVVMSRTADQHLSANKRADLEARSRLANTGQVSAFVSIHINSAGPSAQGIETYYFGQSLAGSNRSLAVQENGGGSVGEELTRQASNLAQNLLGDILAQAKVAFSRQLAQRVQSRLIAATGAVNRGVKTDTFYVIRNPTTPAILVELGFASSPSEGPRLAQPAYRERMAQALARAILDFLNTK; via the coding sequence GTGATCCCTGCTGTTTTCTCGCTGGCGCGGCGTGCGGCGCTGCTGGCGCTGCTCCTTGTGTGTTCCAGTGCCCTGGCGGCGCCCCGTGTGGGCCAGCACGACGGGTATACCCGCCTGGTGTTTGACCTGCCGCGCACGGCCGCCAGTCAGGTGAAGGTGGCGGCCCAGAGCGTGACCGTCAAACTCGACGTGACCCTGAAAGCCGAGCAGGGGCCGCTGAGCGCGCCGGGGGTGACCGCCTACGCGGTGGCGGGCGGCACCGTGACCGTCACCCTGGCCAAAGGCCACGCCCAGGCCAAAGTCAGCGTCCTGCCCCCAGCGGGCGGGCAGGCGGCGCGTCTGGTCATTGACGTGCCGACCAGTGTGGCGGCGGCGCGCGTACCGGCCACGCCGGCCTCGGCGCAGCCGGCTGTGGCCCCAGCTGCGGTCACCCGCCCAGTCAGCACCGCCACCCCGGCCCTGCGCCCGCGCGTGGTGCTGGACGCCGGGCACGGCGGCAACGACCCCGGTGCCGTCAGCCGCTGGGTCACCGAAGAGGCCGTGACGCTGGACGTGGCCCTGCGCACCCGCGCCGAGCTGCTCAAACACGGGGTTGATGTAGTGATGTCGCGCACGGCCGACCAGCACCTGAGTGCCAACAAACGTGCTGACCTGGAAGCCCGCTCGCGGCTGGCCAACACCGGGCAGGTCAGCGCCTTTGTCAGTATTCACATCAATTCGGCCGGTCCAAGCGCCCAGGGTATCGAGACCTATTACTTCGGGCAGTCGCTGGCGGGCAGCAACCGCAGCCTGGCGGTGCAGGAAAACGGGGGTGGCAGCGTGGGTGAAGAACTGACCCGTCAGGCGTCCAATCTGGCCCAGAACCTGCTGGGTGACATTCTGGCGCAGGCCAAGGTGGCGTTTAGCCGGCAGCTGGCCCAGCGGGTGCAGTCGCGCCTCATCGCCGCCACCGGGGCCGTGAACCGTGGCGTCAAGACCGACACCTTCTATGTCATCCGCAACCCCACGACGCCCGCCATTCTGGTGGAACTGGGGTTTGCCAGTAGCCCCAGCGAAGGCCCCCGCCTGGCCCAGCCGGCCTACCGCGAACGCATGGCCCAGGCGCTTGCGCGAGCAATTCTCGATTTTCTGAACACCAAATAG
- a CDS encoding cob(I)yrinic acid a,c-diamide adenosyltransferase, producing the protein MKLYTKTGDGGTTGLYGADRVSKAHARVEAYGTVDELNAVIGLARAHNTRSHKPDAALDADLEYLQNALFDVGADLATRAGTSYEARLTRMDAQDVAFLETMIDRYQEAAPPFTGFIHPGGTPVAASLHVARTVARRAEREIIRLLAEEEANEQVQIYLNRLSDLLFVMARAANQAAGLEEHAWLVKGRR; encoded by the coding sequence ATGAAGCTCTACACCAAAACAGGGGACGGTGGCACCACCGGGCTCTACGGCGCCGACCGGGTCAGCAAGGCGCACGCGCGCGTGGAAGCCTACGGCACCGTGGACGAACTGAACGCCGTGATTGGCCTGGCCCGCGCCCACAACACCCGTAGCCACAAGCCCGACGCCGCGCTGGACGCCGACCTGGAATACCTGCAAAACGCCCTGTTCGATGTGGGCGCTGATCTGGCCACGCGCGCCGGCACTTCCTATGAGGCCCGGCTGACCCGCATGGACGCGCAGGACGTGGCCTTTCTGGAGACCATGATTGACCGCTATCAGGAGGCGGCTCCGCCCTTCACGGGCTTCATCCATCCGGGCGGCACGCCCGTTGCGGCCTCACTGCATGTGGCCCGAACGGTGGCCCGCCGCGCCGAGCGCGAGATCATTCGCCTGCTGGCCGAGGAAGAGGCCAACGAGCAGGTCCAGATTTACCTGAACCGCCTGTCGGACCTGCTGTTTGTGATGGCGCGCGCTGCCAATCAGGCCGCTGGCCTGGAGGAACACGCCTGGCTGGTCAAGGGCCGCCGGTAA
- the malQ gene encoding 4-alpha-glucanotransferase, protein MTISRSSGVLLHPTSLPGPYGIGELGQQARTFIDWLAAAGQRYWQVMPLGPTGYGDSPYQAFSAFAGNPYLIDLTALREHGLLDDKDFNAVPPFSASKVDFGLQYVWRNQMLERAYARYAFGDAQHLKPDFEAFKTSEAEWLDDYALFMALKDAHGGLPWNAWEAGSRDRDPEVLAQAAERLNNITERVKFVQFLFFRQWTVLRRYAAEKGIQIIGDIPIFVAMDSSDAWAARDQFYFDEQGQPTVVAGVPPDYFSETGQLWGNPLYNWEAMAEDGFAWWIKRFQGSLKLYDVIRIDHFRGFAAYWEIPFPAETAMHGRWVPAPGHAMFEAVLGALGELPIIAEDLGVVTPDVEKLRDDFQFPGMAVLQFAFGGGEFSVNDFLPHNLRENQVVYTGTHDNDTTRGWWRAAEELERHNFRVYTSSDPTEEVFAPMLTRIAFESRAKLAVVPLQDLFNQGTEARMNLPGTTGDHNWTWRYNAADLLPDLATTLRTLTEETGRLSR, encoded by the coding sequence ATGACAATTTCACGCTCCAGTGGTGTTTTGCTGCATCCCACCAGCCTGCCTGGCCCCTACGGCATCGGTGAACTCGGGCAGCAGGCGCGCACCTTTATCGACTGGCTGGCGGCGGCGGGTCAGCGGTACTGGCAGGTCATGCCGCTGGGCCCCACCGGCTACGGCGACAGCCCCTACCAGGCGTTTTCGGCGTTTGCAGGCAACCCCTACCTGATTGACCTGACCGCCCTGCGCGAACACGGTCTGCTGGATGACAAGGACTTCAACGCGGTGCCGCCTTTCAGCGCCAGCAAGGTGGACTTCGGCCTGCAATACGTGTGGCGCAACCAGATGCTGGAGCGCGCCTACGCCCGCTACGCCTTCGGGGACGCCCAGCACCTGAAGCCCGACTTCGAGGCGTTTAAGACCTCCGAGGCCGAGTGGCTGGACGACTACGCGCTGTTCATGGCTCTGAAAGACGCCCACGGCGGGCTGCCCTGGAATGCCTGGGAAGCTGGCTCGCGCGACCGTGACCCGGAAGTGCTGGCCCAAGCGGCAGAACGCCTGAACAACATCACCGAGCGCGTCAAATTCGTGCAGTTCCTGTTTTTCCGGCAGTGGACGGTGCTGCGCCGCTACGCCGCCGAGAAGGGCATTCAGATCATCGGGGACATTCCCATTTTTGTGGCGATGGATTCCAGCGACGCCTGGGCCGCCCGCGACCAGTTCTATTTTGACGAGCAGGGCCAGCCGACCGTGGTGGCCGGGGTGCCGCCGGACTACTTCAGCGAAACGGGGCAGCTGTGGGGCAACCCGCTTTACAACTGGGAAGCCATGGCCGAAGACGGCTTTGCGTGGTGGATCAAGCGCTTTCAAGGCAGCCTGAAGCTGTACGACGTGATTCGCATTGACCACTTCCGGGGCTTTGCGGCCTACTGGGAGATTCCGTTCCCGGCTGAAACGGCCATGCACGGCCGCTGGGTGCCGGCGCCGGGCCACGCAATGTTTGAGGCGGTGCTGGGCGCGCTGGGTGAGTTGCCCATCATTGCCGAGGACCTGGGCGTAGTGACCCCCGACGTGGAAAAACTGCGCGACGATTTTCAGTTTCCTGGGATGGCGGTGCTGCAATTTGCCTTCGGAGGCGGGGAGTTCAGCGTGAATGACTTTCTGCCTCATAACCTGCGGGAAAATCAGGTGGTCTACACCGGCACGCACGACAACGACACCACGCGCGGCTGGTGGCGCGCCGCCGAGGAACTCGAACGGCACAATTTCCGCGTCTACACCAGCAGTGACCCCACTGAGGAGGTGTTTGCCCCCATGCTGACGCGTATCGCCTTCGAAAGCCGCGCCAAGCTGGCGGTGGTGCCGCTGCAGGACCTGTTCAACCAGGGCACTGAGGCACGCATGAACCTGCCAGGTACGACGGGCGACCACAACTGGACCTGGCGTTATAACGCTGCTGACCTGCTTCCTGACCTGGCCACCACCTTGCGGACGCTGACAGAAGAAACGGGGCGGTTGAGCCGCTAA
- a CDS encoding MDR family MFS transporter, protein MTTPATPEPAGRIDYAKTLDLSTKRLILFGVLLGLFLSALDQTIVSTAMPRITQELNGLSLYSWVTTAYLLTNTALVPIYGKLSDLYGRKPILMIGIVIFLLGSALCGLSGEPFLGNLFGGGMMQLVVFRGLQGVGAAALGSVAFAIIADLFEPVDRPRYQGLFGAVFGLSSVIGPLLGGFLTDQVSWRWVFYVNLPIGLIALAFIASKMPRLASGLQAKVDWLGAFLILVFAVPLLLALTWGADGNYAWTSPMILGLFGLSAAALVTFLIVESRHESPILPLTLFKNPTFAWGAIARFMIGAGFLGAILFLSLYLVQVQGVSATAAGTATIPLTVGLIIGAIGSGQIASRMGRYKPLMLIGLMTAGLGFFALSTLNADSSYNSVIIRMVLLGLGLGPALPLYTTALQLSVKPWEIGVATSAGQFFQQMGSTIGTAIFGAILTAGVSSNLATQFAAQAASNQGTVATTLQTISDEIRSGNGPEGNRNQTPETPEQIQARFVTLRKNLTAAIQTGDPAAVNVLKQDKFIAGLPAAARQQFTSIPEGGVAASVKAGFAQTQAAIEAAVNSGDAAQVRAVASNPQLPQALRDNLNGIPAQALASPQAREQLLSGIRQGLAQGQETAAEQATSQALSAALTGVNDGEKISLASGRAAKVAFANTISSIYRYSIVVALLAFLATLMMPNLEIPRRAKGEKAAPAHVEI, encoded by the coding sequence ATGACCACCCCCGCCACCCCCGAGCCAGCCGGGCGCATTGATTACGCCAAGACGCTGGACCTGTCCACCAAGCGCCTGATTCTGTTTGGCGTGCTGCTGGGCCTGTTTCTCAGCGCGCTGGACCAGACCATCGTGTCCACCGCCATGCCGCGCATCACCCAGGAGCTCAATGGCCTGAGCCTGTATTCCTGGGTCACCACCGCCTACCTGCTGACCAACACGGCGCTGGTGCCCATTTACGGCAAACTCTCGGACCTGTATGGCCGCAAGCCGATTCTGATGATCGGCATCGTGATCTTCCTGCTGGGTTCGGCGCTGTGTGGTTTGAGCGGCGAGCCGTTCCTGGGCAACCTGTTTGGCGGCGGCATGATGCAGCTGGTGGTGTTCCGTGGCCTGCAAGGCGTGGGGGCCGCCGCGCTGGGGTCCGTGGCCTTTGCCATCATTGCTGACCTGTTTGAACCCGTGGACCGCCCCCGTTACCAGGGCCTGTTCGGCGCCGTCTTTGGCCTGAGCAGCGTGATTGGCCCGCTGCTGGGCGGCTTCCTGACCGACCAGGTGTCGTGGCGCTGGGTCTTTTACGTCAACCTCCCGATTGGTCTGATCGCCCTGGCGTTCATTGCCAGCAAGATGCCCCGGCTCGCCAGCGGGCTTCAGGCGAAGGTGGACTGGCTGGGCGCCTTCCTGATTCTGGTGTTCGCCGTGCCGCTGCTGCTGGCCCTGACCTGGGGCGCCGACGGCAACTATGCCTGGACCAGTCCCATGATTCTGGGCCTCTTCGGCCTGAGCGCCGCAGCGCTGGTGACCTTCCTGATCGTGGAAAGCCGCCACGAAAGCCCCATCCTGCCCCTCACGCTGTTCAAGAACCCCACCTTCGCCTGGGGCGCCATTGCCCGCTTCATGATCGGGGCCGGGTTTCTGGGCGCCATTCTGTTTCTCAGCCTGTATCTGGTGCAGGTGCAGGGCGTGTCGGCCACCGCCGCCGGCACGGCCACCATTCCGCTGACGGTGGGCCTGATTATCGGCGCTATCGGCTCGGGCCAGATTGCCAGCCGCATGGGCCGCTACAAGCCGCTGATGCTGATTGGTCTCATGACTGCTGGCCTGGGCTTTTTCGCCCTCTCCACCCTGAACGCGGACTCCAGCTACAACAGCGTGATTATCCGCATGGTGCTGCTGGGCCTGGGCCTGGGGCCCGCGCTGCCGCTGTACACCACCGCCCTCCAGCTGTCGGTCAAGCCCTGGGAAATTGGCGTGGCCACCAGCGCCGGGCAGTTTTTTCAGCAGATGGGCAGCACCATCGGCACCGCTATCTTTGGCGCCATTCTGACCGCTGGTGTCAGCAGCAACCTGGCTACTCAGTTTGCCGCGCAGGCCGCCAGCAATCAGGGCACGGTGGCGACCACCTTGCAGACCATCAGCGATGAGATTCGCTCGGGCAACGGTCCAGAAGGCAACCGCAACCAGACGCCCGAAACCCCCGAGCAGATTCAGGCCCGCTTCGTTACGCTGCGCAAAAACCTGACGGCCGCTATTCAGACCGGCGACCCGGCTGCGGTGAACGTCCTCAAGCAGGACAAGTTTATTGCCGGACTGCCCGCCGCCGCGCGCCAGCAGTTCACCTCCATTCCCGAAGGCGGTGTGGCGGCCAGCGTGAAAGCCGGCTTTGCCCAGACCCAGGCGGCCATTGAGGCGGCTGTGAACAGCGGCGACGCGGCCCAGGTGCGTGCTGTGGCGAGCAACCCGCAGCTGCCCCAGGCCCTGCGCGACAACCTGAACGGCATTCCCGCTCAGGCCCTGGCCAGCCCCCAGGCCCGCGAGCAGCTGCTGAGCGGCATCCGGCAGGGCCTGGCCCAGGGGCAGGAGACAGCCGCCGAGCAGGCCACCAGCCAGGCCCTGAGCGCCGCCCTGACCGGCGTGAACGACGGAGAGAAAATCAGCCTCGCCAGCGGCCGCGCCGCCAAGGTGGCCTTTGCCAACACCATTTCCAGCATCTACCGCTACTCGATTGTGGTGGCCCTGCTGGCGTTCCTGGCCACGCTGATGATGCCCAATCTGGAAATCCCGCGCCGCGCCAAGGGCGAAAAGGCCGCGCCCGCCCACGTCGAAATCTAA
- a CDS encoding SDR family oxidoreductase has protein sequence MIVVTGATGQLGRLIVEQLLTRVSPNQIGVSVRNPEKAGDLAALGVRVRPGDFAQPDTLARAFEGAEQVLLVSSNARTYGGNPLVQHRNAIEAARAAGVTRIVYTSQMAAGAASAFPPARDHAATEEMLQHSGLAWTALRNGFYTESLPMFMGNALETGLLDTPQDGPVAWTTHHDLAGGAAAILAQPGQYEGPTPPLTAAQAVDFTELASIASDVLGRPVQHTVFPDEELGRRLEARGLSAAAAPLILGMYQAGRAGEFAGANPALEQLLERPTTDIRTFLQDHLSQ, from the coding sequence ATGATTGTTGTGACAGGTGCCACCGGCCAGCTGGGCCGCCTTATCGTTGAGCAACTTCTCACCAGGGTTTCCCCTAATCAGATCGGCGTGAGCGTCCGCAACCCGGAGAAGGCTGGCGATCTGGCGGCGCTGGGGGTCCGGGTGCGACCGGGCGACTTCGCCCAGCCGGACACGCTGGCCCGCGCTTTTGAGGGTGCAGAGCAGGTGCTTCTCGTGTCGTCCAACGCACGCACCTACGGCGGCAATCCCCTTGTTCAGCACCGCAACGCCATTGAGGCGGCCCGCGCCGCCGGGGTCACCCGCATCGTGTACACCAGCCAGATGGCCGCCGGCGCCGCCTCGGCCTTTCCACCCGCGCGCGACCACGCCGCCACTGAAGAGATGCTGCAGCACTCTGGGCTAGCGTGGACCGCCCTGCGCAACGGGTTCTACACCGAAAGTCTCCCGATGTTCATGGGCAACGCACTGGAGACCGGGCTGCTCGACACCCCCCAGGACGGCCCGGTCGCCTGGACCACGCACCACGATCTGGCTGGCGGCGCAGCGGCAATCCTGGCACAGCCAGGGCAGTATGAAGGACCGACGCCGCCTCTGACTGCCGCGCAGGCGGTGGACTTCACCGAGCTGGCCAGCATCGCCTCAGACGTGCTGGGCCGCCCCGTCCAGCACACGGTCTTTCCTGATGAAGAACTCGGCAGGCGTCTAGAGGCGCGTGGCCTGTCAGCCGCCGCCGCGCCCCTCATCCTGGGGATGTATCAGGCGGGCCGCGCCGGGGAATTTGCGGGGGCCAACCCGGCACTTGAGCAGCTGTTGGAGCGACCTACTACAGACATCCGCACATTCCTGCAAGACCACCTGAGCCAGTGA